Proteins found in one Sporosarcina sp. FSL K6-3457 genomic segment:
- a CDS encoding heptaprenylglyceryl phosphate synthase has product MDFTTWRHAFKLDPAKTVTDEQLELLAESGTDGIIVGGTDGVTLDNVLDLLVRIRRFSVPVALEISTVESVTPGFDYYFIPTVLNSTKVEWVNGIHHAAMREYGHMMDWDEIVMEGYCILNPDCKAAKLTGVTAVPDEEDVVAYARMAEHLFKLPVFYMEYSGSYGDPTIVEAASRVLDNTKLFYGGGIKNAADAKTMAAIADTVIVGNVIYDDLAAALSTVDAVKSVTH; this is encoded by the coding sequence ATGGACTTTACAACATGGCGTCATGCCTTTAAATTAGATCCTGCTAAAACGGTGACAGACGAACAGCTTGAATTGCTCGCTGAGTCGGGAACAGATGGCATCATTGTCGGTGGCACAGATGGTGTCACACTCGATAATGTGCTCGATTTACTCGTTCGCATTCGACGTTTTTCTGTACCTGTAGCACTTGAAATTTCGACGGTGGAGTCTGTGACACCGGGCTTCGATTATTACTTCATTCCAACGGTCCTGAACTCGACAAAAGTTGAATGGGTTAACGGCATCCATCATGCAGCGATGCGTGAATATGGCCATATGATGGACTGGGATGAAATTGTTATGGAAGGGTATTGCATTTTAAATCCCGACTGTAAGGCGGCAAAATTGACAGGTGTGACAGCGGTGCCAGACGAAGAGGACGTTGTTGCCTATGCTCGTATGGCTGAGCATCTATTCAAATTGCCCGTATTTTATATGGAGTATAGCGGCAGTTACGGTGATCCTACAATCGTTGAGGCGGCGTCGCGTGTGCTTGACAATACAAAACTCTTTTATGGTGGCGGCATTAAAAATGCGGCAGATGCGAAAACGATGGCAGCCATTGCCGATACAGTAATCGTAGGCAATGTCATTTACGATGATTTGGCAGCCGCACTTTCTACGGTCGATGCGGTAAAATCAGTTACCCATTAA
- the ligA gene encoding NAD-dependent DNA ligase LigA, giving the protein MERVDLEKRVEQLNELLHDYGHAYYVLDKPLVSDAIYDDYMRELLAIEAENPDLVYPDSPSQRVGGEILAGFGKVTHAFPMLSLSNAFNEGDLREFDRRAQEAVGHTVSYICELKIDGLAVSLRYENGVFVQGSTRGDGSIGEDITASLKTIRTIPLRLKEPISIEVRGEAYMPKKSFVQLNATRDEAGEEPFANPRNAAAGSLRQLDPKIAASRNLAVFIYSIAGDGSAYGQDSHSESLNNLDVLGFVTNKERQHCATIEEVLAFIEKWTEIRLDLNYEIDGIVVKVDNFEDQEQLGFTARSPKWAIAYKFPAEEVVTTLLDIELSVGRTGVVTPTAILEPVLVAGSTVGRASLHNEDLIKEKDIRIGDTVIIRKAGDIIPEVVAPIIEQRTGDEVPYEMPTNCPVCDSELIRIEGEVALRCVNPQCPAQMKEAIIHFVSRNAMNIEGIGERVVEQLYKADLVHDVSDLYTLTREQLIELERMGEKSVSNLLTAIEASKTNSLEKMLFGFGIRHVGEKAATILAEEFGTLAALMEADVERLLTIHEIGDKVAESIQAYFSNEDVLAMLKNLEAYGVNMTYTGRSRQDMPTEGPFAGKTVVLTGKLAILTRGEAKEKIEALGGKVSGSVSKKTDLVIAGEDAGSKLAKAEELDITVWNEATLVEVLGEELP; this is encoded by the coding sequence ATGGAGCGAGTTGACCTCGAAAAACGAGTGGAACAATTGAATGAGCTACTGCATGACTACGGACATGCCTATTATGTGCTCGATAAACCACTTGTATCTGATGCAATCTATGATGATTATATGCGGGAGCTACTGGCGATTGAAGCAGAGAACCCAGATCTTGTGTACCCAGACTCGCCATCACAGCGTGTTGGCGGTGAAATATTAGCGGGCTTTGGAAAAGTGACACATGCGTTTCCGATGCTCAGTCTGTCAAACGCCTTTAATGAGGGTGACTTACGTGAGTTTGACAGGCGTGCACAGGAAGCTGTCGGGCATACGGTTTCTTATATTTGTGAACTGAAAATTGATGGTTTAGCGGTATCGCTACGTTATGAGAACGGCGTGTTTGTTCAAGGCTCGACGCGTGGCGATGGCTCCATTGGTGAGGACATTACAGCCAGCCTAAAAACAATCCGTACCATTCCGTTACGTTTGAAAGAACCCATTTCAATTGAAGTACGTGGTGAAGCATATATGCCGAAAAAGTCGTTTGTCCAGTTGAATGCGACGCGTGACGAGGCCGGTGAAGAACCGTTTGCGAATCCGCGTAATGCAGCTGCTGGTTCGCTTAGGCAGCTTGACCCAAAAATAGCTGCCAGTCGTAATTTAGCTGTTTTTATTTATAGTATTGCAGGTGACGGCAGTGCTTACGGACAAGATAGTCATTCGGAGTCGCTGAACAATTTAGATGTACTTGGCTTTGTGACGAATAAGGAACGTCAGCATTGCGCAACGATTGAAGAAGTACTTGCGTTTATTGAGAAATGGACAGAAATTCGCTTGGACCTGAATTACGAAATAGACGGAATTGTTGTCAAGGTCGATAATTTTGAGGATCAGGAGCAGCTCGGCTTTACAGCGAGAAGTCCAAAATGGGCCATTGCTTATAAGTTTCCGGCTGAAGAAGTCGTGACAACATTACTCGATATCGAGCTAAGTGTGGGACGGACAGGGGTTGTCACTCCGACAGCTATTTTGGAGCCAGTTTTGGTGGCAGGCTCGACGGTTGGACGTGCATCCTTGCATAATGAAGACCTCATCAAAGAGAAGGATATTAGAATTGGTGACACCGTTATTATTCGAAAAGCGGGCGATATTATTCCAGAAGTCGTTGCGCCAATCATCGAACAACGTACGGGTGATGAAGTGCCTTACGAAATGCCCACAAATTGTCCTGTCTGTGACTCGGAATTGATTCGAATTGAAGGGGAAGTGGCGTTGCGTTGCGTCAATCCACAGTGTCCGGCTCAGATGAAAGAAGCGATTATTCACTTCGTATCTCGTAATGCCATGAACATTGAAGGTATTGGCGAACGGGTTGTGGAACAATTATACAAGGCAGATCTTGTTCATGACGTATCAGATCTCTATACATTGACTAGAGAACAGCTGATTGAACTAGAGAGAATGGGTGAGAAATCTGTCTCCAATTTGCTCACAGCGATTGAAGCATCAAAAACGAATTCATTGGAAAAAATGCTCTTTGGATTTGGCATTCGTCATGTTGGTGAAAAAGCAGCAACGATTTTGGCTGAGGAATTCGGCACGTTAGCGGCCTTAATGGAAGCAGATGTGGAACGCTTACTCACTATCCATGAAATTGGTGACAAAGTAGCCGAATCTATTCAAGCTTATTTCAGCAATGAGGATGTACTGGCTATGCTCAAGAACTTGGAAGCTTACGGCGTGAATATGACCTATACAGGACGTAGCCGACAGGATATGCCGACAGAAGGGCCCTTTGCTGGAAAAACGGTCGTACTCACAGGGAAATTAGCAATTTTAACTCGTGGCGAGGCGAAAGAGAAAATTGAAGCACTTGGCGGAAAAGTCAGTGGCAGTGTCAGTAAAAAAACGGATCTTGTCATTGCAGGGGAAGACGCAGGTTCCAAATTAGCAAAGGCTGAGGAACTAGACATCACTGTGTGGAATGAAGCAACATTAGTTGAAGTGCTCGGTGAGGAGTTGCCATGA
- a CDS encoding CamS family sex pheromone protein: protein MKKLILLPGLAAVLFLGGCLPSFGIEKEPVIQENEDSIEETVIIPDTRLKDEFYGTITPFKKSASRGLVVNNISTKYDIQEAEEGLLRISTKNFDPKTHYFQEGQYIDRDTTLAWLARSSSNPQGLNPPAKKEETDENLAEEAPNYLAHIVEQNYHVMTEGKKLRLAGLSVGLALNTRNYSRDGVDTKIDDEEIEQQGMKIAEEVIRRLRSQEGLAEIPIVVGLFKQESRNSIVPGTYFATAVAEKGQSAPSGWKVVDEKYVLFPASSEINNYREVNETFATFKQEIDTYFPSFVNVIGKGFYKDGNLQSLNIEVPIQFFGTSETIGFTQYLRDLVMKRFPNVHTEVSITSINGPEALIVKEAGEEPFVHIYGY from the coding sequence ATGAAAAAATTAATACTACTACCAGGACTAGCAGCTGTGTTGTTTCTTGGAGGGTGTCTGCCTTCATTTGGAATAGAAAAAGAGCCAGTCATTCAGGAGAACGAGGATAGTATAGAAGAAACGGTTATCATTCCAGATACCCGTCTAAAAGATGAATTTTACGGGACGATTACTCCATTTAAGAAAAGTGCCAGCCGTGGTTTAGTCGTGAATAATATTTCCACAAAGTATGATATCCAGGAAGCTGAAGAAGGATTACTGCGCATATCGACAAAGAACTTTGATCCTAAAACACATTATTTTCAAGAGGGGCAGTATATCGATAGAGACACTACGCTAGCTTGGCTGGCGAGAAGCTCATCCAATCCACAAGGACTGAATCCACCAGCGAAAAAAGAGGAAACGGATGAAAATCTTGCGGAAGAAGCGCCAAATTATCTTGCACATATCGTCGAACAAAATTACCATGTCATGACAGAAGGGAAGAAATTACGTCTTGCCGGACTGTCAGTCGGCCTTGCCCTCAATACGAGAAACTACTCAAGAGATGGAGTAGATACGAAGATTGATGATGAGGAAATAGAACAGCAAGGTATGAAAATTGCGGAGGAAGTTATTCGTCGTCTCCGTTCACAGGAAGGCCTTGCGGAAATCCCGATTGTGGTTGGTTTATTTAAACAGGAAAGTCGAAACTCTATTGTTCCTGGCACATACTTTGCAACTGCTGTTGCAGAAAAAGGGCAATCAGCACCATCGGGTTGGAAGGTCGTTGATGAGAAATATGTGCTGTTCCCAGCTTCTTCAGAAATTAATAACTACCGGGAAGTGAATGAGACATTTGCTACATTCAAACAGGAAATTGATACTTATTTCCCGAGCTTCGTGAACGTCATTGGCAAAGGATTTTATAAGGATGGCAATCTTCAATCACTGAACATCGAAGTTCCTATTCAATTTTTCGGTACAAGTGAAACGATTGGCTTTACACAGTATTTGAGGGATCTAGTTATGAAGCGCTTCCCGAATGTGCATACCGAAGTGAGTATAACGTCCATTAACGGACCGGAAGCGTTAATTGTCAAAGAAGCTGGTGAGGAGCCATTTGTTCATATTTACGGCTATTAA
- the gatC gene encoding Asp-tRNA(Asn)/Glu-tRNA(Gln) amidotransferase subunit GatC yields MTQLTKEQVKHHATLAWLAVTDEEAEAYVTQLSGIVDFVKELQEADTDGVEPMTHPLQVFNVLRKDVPTDRLDREEMLKSVKEHEDGQIKVPTIL; encoded by the coding sequence ATGACACAGTTAACAAAAGAACAAGTAAAGCACCATGCAACACTTGCATGGCTAGCAGTTACAGATGAGGAAGCAGAAGCATATGTCACACAACTGAGCGGCATCGTCGACTTCGTAAAAGAATTACAAGAAGCAGATACAGACGGGGTTGAGCCGATGACGCATCCGTTGCAAGTATTCAATGTGCTACGCAAAGATGTACCAACAGATAGACTGGACCGTGAAGAAATGCTGAAAAGTGTGAAGGAACACGAAGACGGGCAAATCAAAGTGCCAACAATCCTTTGA
- a CDS encoding YerC/YecD family TrpR-related protein, with protein sequence MQIDKIRGHQTDQLFKAMLELKDLDECYEFFDDLCTISELQSLAQRLEVAQMLKLKKTYDTIQSETGASTATISRIRRCVDYGSGGYSKVLDRLYPEQDETI encoded by the coding sequence ATGCAAATCGATAAAATCCGTGGTCATCAAACGGATCAGTTATTTAAAGCGATGCTCGAATTAAAAGACCTCGATGAATGCTATGAATTTTTTGATGACCTTTGTACAATTAGTGAATTGCAGTCACTTGCACAGCGGCTAGAAGTAGCCCAAATGCTGAAACTAAAAAAGACTTACGATACGATTCAAAGCGAAACAGGGGCAAGCACGGCAACGATTTCACGTATTCGTCGTTGTGTGGATTACGGCTCTGGTGGCTATAGCAAGGTGCTGGATCGTTTGTATCCAGAGCAAGACGAAACAATATAA
- the gatA gene encoding Asp-tRNA(Asn)/Glu-tRNA(Gln) amidotransferase subunit GatA: protein MTLLTKTATELQSLLHNREVSVKELTEESLTRIAKIDGDVHAFLSTNEDQALATAQQLDNEPLEGRGPLFGLPIGLKDNIVTKGIVTTCASKMLENFVPVYDATVVEKINAAGMVTMGKLNMDEFAMGSTTERSAFQTTHNPWNLDHVPGGSSGGSAAAVAAGEVAFALGSDTGGSVRQPAAFCGVVGMKPTYGRVSRSGLVAFASSLDQVGPITRTVEDNALLLNAIAGLDHRDSSTSPQAVPDFRAALTGDIKGLKIGVPAEYLGAGVSEEAKTAVLEALKVLESLGAEWEEVSLPNSKYASQAYYVISSSEASSNLARFDGIRYGYSAEGAKSLEELYTRSRSEGFGEEVKRRILLGMYALGADHHEDLYMKSLKVRTLVAQDFAKLFEKYDVIIGPSSATTAYKVGELVHDPLTLYANDILTVPINLAGIPAISVPCGFSNGLPLGLQIIGKHYDEATLYKVAHAYEQATDFHTQKPALWEVN, encoded by the coding sequence ATGACGTTACTTACTAAAACGGCAACGGAGCTTCAATCGTTGTTACATAATCGAGAAGTGTCTGTCAAAGAACTAACGGAAGAATCACTGACTCGTATAGCGAAAATAGATGGCGATGTACACGCATTTCTATCGACAAATGAAGACCAAGCACTTGCCACAGCACAACAATTGGACAACGAGCCACTTGAAGGTCGGGGACCACTTTTTGGTTTACCAATCGGCTTAAAAGATAATATCGTAACGAAAGGAATTGTTACGACATGTGCGAGTAAAATGCTTGAAAACTTCGTACCTGTTTATGATGCAACTGTCGTTGAAAAAATCAATGCAGCTGGCATGGTTACAATGGGAAAACTCAACATGGACGAGTTTGCAATGGGATCGACAACTGAAAGATCAGCGTTCCAAACGACGCATAATCCATGGAATCTTGACCACGTACCAGGTGGCTCATCAGGGGGTTCAGCAGCGGCAGTAGCAGCAGGTGAAGTAGCATTTGCACTTGGTTCTGATACAGGCGGGTCTGTTCGTCAACCAGCTGCATTTTGTGGTGTGGTAGGCATGAAGCCAACTTATGGCCGTGTATCACGTTCAGGTCTTGTTGCATTCGCATCATCATTGGACCAAGTGGGACCAATTACGCGTACAGTTGAAGACAACGCACTTCTACTCAACGCTATTGCAGGCTTGGATCATAGAGATTCATCGACATCTCCGCAAGCTGTGCCAGATTTCAGAGCAGCACTAACAGGTGATATTAAAGGCTTGAAAATTGGTGTACCAGCAGAATATTTAGGTGCAGGCGTATCTGAAGAAGCGAAAACAGCAGTCTTAGAAGCGTTAAAGGTGCTTGAATCACTTGGCGCAGAGTGGGAAGAAGTATCACTACCGAACTCGAAATATGCTTCTCAAGCTTATTACGTGATATCTTCATCTGAAGCATCGTCAAACCTTGCTCGTTTCGACGGCATTCGATATGGCTATAGTGCTGAAGGGGCGAAGAGTCTAGAAGAATTGTATACACGCTCTCGTTCTGAAGGCTTTGGTGAAGAAGTAAAACGTCGTATTTTACTCGGTATGTATGCACTAGGTGCAGATCATCACGAGGATCTATACATGAAATCACTAAAAGTACGGACACTTGTCGCACAAGACTTTGCTAAGCTATTTGAGAAATATGATGTCATTATTGGACCATCATCAGCAACAACAGCTTATAAGGTCGGCGAATTAGTTCACGATCCGTTGACGTTATATGCCAATGATATCTTAACTGTTCCGATTAACCTTGCAGGCATCCCAGCGATTTCAGTGCCATGCGGATTTTCGAACGGCCTTCCACTAGGATTGCAAATCATCGGGAAGCATTATGATGAAGCGACACTTTACAAAGTGGCACATGCTTACGAACAAGCAACTGACTTCCATACACAAAAGCCAGCTCTATGGGAGGTAAACTAA
- the pcrA gene encoding DNA helicase PcrA, which translates to MNKIAADLLTGMNPEQARAVKKTEGALLIMAGAGSGKTRVLTHRIAYLVVEKNVYPSNILAITFTNKAAREMRDRIDGLLGAGTGERMWVSTFHSMCVRILRRNSDRIGISKSFSILDSADQLSVVKSVLKALNLDAKQYDPRTMLNTISSAKNECIDAETFRGQINPHNPYEKTIADVYDGYAKRLRQNQSMDFDDLIMMTLVLFERVPDVLEFYQNKFQYIHVDEYQDTNNAQYRLVNMLASKFKNLCVVGDSDQSIYRWRGADISNILSFEKDYKNAEMIMLEQNYRSTKRILQAANDVIMNNQSRYDKKLRTDNEEGEAISVYKASDEKDESQFVVGKILELKEQENLKLDEFAILYRTNAQSRVIEEYLVKSNLDYTIVGGTKFYDRKEIKDLLAYLRLIANNEDDLALARIINEPKRSIGATSFDKMARFAMEHDRSIFDALQEVDFMGITPRAANEVAKFHELIAGFTKMQEYLSVTELVEQVLEKTGYRDMLQREKTIESESRLENIEEFLSVTEAFEKRAEEDTGDRSLVAFLTDLALIADIDSLDKEENQNKEKIVLMTMHAAKGLEFPVVFIIGMEENVFPHSRSLGDDEEMEEERRLAYVGITRAERKLYLTSASYRTLFGRGSYNMPSRFIGEISDDILEIQSKNSGFASGNSISGQSATSVRPAVKKPVYKTSGGDKMGWSSGDKAIHKTWGTGMVVSVKGTGEDVELDIAFPNPVGIKRLLAKFAPIEKG; encoded by the coding sequence ATGAATAAAATAGCAGCAGATTTACTAACAGGCATGAACCCTGAACAGGCTCGTGCAGTGAAGAAAACAGAAGGAGCACTCCTCATTATGGCTGGAGCAGGCTCGGGGAAAACACGTGTTTTAACGCACAGGATTGCCTATCTTGTCGTTGAGAAAAATGTCTATCCTTCTAATATATTAGCTATCACCTTTACCAACAAGGCGGCGCGTGAAATGCGTGACCGTATTGATGGATTACTTGGTGCCGGCACAGGTGAGCGTATGTGGGTATCGACGTTCCACTCTATGTGCGTGCGGATTTTACGTCGTAACAGCGACCGAATTGGCATTTCAAAATCATTTTCCATACTCGATTCAGCAGACCAATTATCGGTTGTTAAGAGTGTGTTGAAGGCGTTGAACCTAGATGCCAAGCAGTACGACCCACGTACCATGCTGAATACTATCAGCTCAGCGAAAAACGAGTGTATCGATGCAGAAACATTCCGTGGGCAAATCAATCCGCATAACCCGTATGAAAAAACGATTGCAGACGTTTATGATGGCTATGCAAAACGATTGCGTCAAAACCAATCCATGGATTTTGACGACCTTATTATGATGACGCTTGTCCTATTTGAGCGTGTCCCAGATGTCCTCGAATTTTATCAAAACAAATTCCAATACATTCATGTCGATGAGTACCAGGATACGAATAATGCTCAGTATCGCCTTGTTAATATGCTGGCTAGTAAATTCAAGAATTTATGTGTTGTAGGAGACTCTGACCAGTCTATTTATAGATGGCGCGGGGCAGATATTAGTAATATTTTATCGTTCGAAAAAGATTATAAAAATGCTGAAATGATTATGCTTGAACAAAACTATCGCTCGACGAAACGCATCCTGCAGGCGGCAAACGACGTCATTATGAATAACCAAAGCCGTTATGATAAAAAGCTACGGACGGACAATGAAGAGGGAGAAGCTATATCGGTTTACAAAGCGAGTGATGAAAAAGATGAATCCCAATTCGTCGTTGGTAAAATTCTAGAGCTGAAAGAGCAAGAAAACTTGAAGCTCGATGAGTTTGCGATTTTGTACCGTACCAATGCGCAATCACGTGTCATTGAGGAATACCTAGTAAAATCCAACCTCGATTATACAATTGTGGGCGGCACGAAGTTCTATGATCGCAAAGAAATTAAAGACTTGCTAGCTTATTTGCGCCTCATTGCTAACAATGAAGATGATCTTGCGCTCGCACGCATTATAAATGAACCGAAACGCAGTATAGGTGCAACTTCATTTGATAAAATGGCTCGCTTCGCAATGGAGCATGACCGCTCTATTTTCGATGCGTTACAGGAAGTCGATTTCATGGGCATTACACCACGAGCAGCCAACGAGGTCGCCAAGTTCCATGAATTGATTGCTGGATTTACAAAAATGCAGGAGTATTTATCAGTTACGGAACTGGTGGAGCAAGTGCTTGAAAAGACTGGCTATCGTGATATGTTACAGCGTGAGAAAACGATTGAATCGGAAAGCCGTTTAGAAAACATTGAAGAGTTCCTATCTGTTACAGAGGCATTTGAAAAGCGGGCGGAAGAGGATACAGGCGATCGTTCTCTAGTTGCTTTCTTAACTGATTTAGCATTGATTGCAGACATTGATTCACTCGATAAAGAAGAAAACCAGAATAAGGAAAAAATCGTACTCATGACGATGCACGCAGCAAAAGGGCTTGAATTCCCTGTCGTTTTCATTATTGGCATGGAGGAAAATGTCTTCCCGCATTCCCGTTCGTTAGGGGATGATGAAGAGATGGAGGAAGAACGTCGTCTTGCCTACGTTGGTATAACGCGTGCAGAACGAAAGCTTTACTTAACCTCGGCATCGTATCGGACACTTTTCGGAAGAGGTAGCTATAATATGCCATCCAGATTTATAGGTGAAATTTCTGATGACATTTTAGAAATCCAATCTAAAAATTCAGGATTTGCGTCAGGTAACTCCATCTCGGGACAAAGTGCCACATCTGTACGTCCGGCTGTTAAAAAGCCCGTTTACAAAACGAGTGGTGGGGACAAAATGGGATGGAGCTCTGGTGATAAGGCGATCCACAAAACGTGGGGGACAGGGATGGTTGTCAGTGTGAAAGGGACGGGCGAGGACGTTGAATTGGACATTGCATTCCCGAATCCAGTGGGCATTAAGCGTTTGTTAGCGAAATTCGCGCCAATCGAAAAAGGATGA
- the gatB gene encoding Asp-tRNA(Asn)/Glu-tRNA(Gln) amidotransferase subunit GatB: protein MTNFETIVGLEVHVELKTDTKIMSPAPAHFGAEPNMNIHVTDIAYPGVLPTLNERAVEFGMKASMALNCEVASVMNFDRKHYFYPDNPKAYQISQDKRPVGQNGWVEIEVDGKKKKIRIERIHLEEDAGKLTHTDAGHSLVDLNRQGTPLVEIVTEADIRSPEEAYAFLEKLKAIIQYTGVSDVRMEEGSLRCDANISIRPFGQEKFGTKTELKNLNSFNFVRRGIAYEVERQEKVLLAGGTIQQETRRYEEATGATSLMRIKGSAQDYRFINDPDLPEVHIDQAWMDRVRAEIPELPDARKERYVNDFDLPEYDAKVLTLTKVMADFFEATVAAGADAKLASNWLMGEVSAYLNAEQKELSETALTPEDLASMVKLIADGTISSKIAKKVFKELIENGGNAADIVKEKGLVQISDEGTLRAIVTETLDANEQSIEDYKNGKDRAVGFLVGQIMKATKGQANPPLVNKILLEEIAKR from the coding sequence ATGACGAACTTTGAAACGATTGTTGGGCTTGAAGTCCACGTAGAATTAAAAACAGATACGAAAATCATGTCACCAGCTCCTGCTCATTTTGGTGCAGAGCCGAATATGAACATTCACGTAACGGATATAGCTTATCCAGGTGTATTACCAACACTGAACGAACGTGCTGTAGAATTCGGTATGAAAGCGTCTATGGCGTTGAACTGTGAAGTGGCGTCAGTGATGAACTTTGACCGTAAACATTATTTCTATCCTGATAATCCAAAAGCCTACCAAATTTCACAGGATAAGCGTCCTGTGGGACAGAACGGTTGGGTAGAAATCGAAGTCGATGGTAAAAAGAAAAAAATCCGTATCGAACGTATTCACCTTGAGGAAGATGCAGGGAAGCTGACGCATACCGATGCAGGTCATTCACTTGTCGATTTAAATAGACAAGGAACGCCATTGGTTGAAATCGTCACAGAAGCAGATATCCGATCACCGGAAGAAGCATATGCTTTCTTGGAAAAGCTAAAGGCGATTATTCAATATACGGGTGTTTCTGATGTGCGCATGGAGGAAGGTTCTCTTCGTTGTGACGCCAATATTTCGATTCGTCCATTTGGACAAGAGAAATTCGGGACGAAAACAGAATTGAAAAACTTGAACTCTTTCAACTTCGTTCGTCGTGGAATCGCTTATGAAGTGGAGCGCCAAGAAAAAGTATTGCTAGCTGGCGGTACGATTCAGCAAGAAACGCGCCGTTACGAAGAAGCAACAGGTGCAACGAGCTTGATGCGCATCAAAGGTAGCGCGCAAGATTACCGTTTCATCAATGATCCGGATTTACCGGAAGTCCATATCGACCAAGCATGGATGGACCGTGTGCGCGCGGAAATTCCTGAGCTACCAGACGCGCGTAAAGAGCGTTATGTCAATGACTTCGATCTACCAGAGTATGACGCGAAAGTACTGACGCTGACAAAAGTAATGGCTGACTTCTTTGAAGCAACTGTTGCAGCTGGCGCAGATGCTAAACTTGCTTCAAACTGGTTGATGGGTGAAGTATCTGCTTACCTGAATGCGGAGCAAAAAGAACTTAGTGAAACAGCACTAACGCCTGAAGACCTTGCAAGTATGGTTAAACTAATTGCAGATGGCACGATTTCATCTAAAATCGCGAAAAAAGTGTTCAAGGAATTGATTGAAAACGGCGGCAATGCAGCAGACATCGTCAAGGAAAAAGGACTTGTCCAAATTTCTGATGAAGGTACGCTCCGTGCAATCGTTACAGAAACACTAGATGCTAATGAACAATCCATTGAAGACTATAAAAATGGGAAAGACCGTGCAGTCGGCTTCCTCGTTGGTCAAATTATGAAAGCGACGAAAGGGCAAGCCAACCCACCACTCGTCAATAAAATCTTGCTTGAAGAGATTGCAAAGCGATAA
- a CDS encoding thioredoxin family protein, which translates to MKTEKQFFDEAISLEQYMDKMETHKEHSFRIYEQFEVPQDDEFIALLKEKKPSVLVITEDWCGDAMMNNPVFRRIAEAAGLDVRAVYRDADTDLIDRHLTNGGRSIPVYLLLDENGEVEAKWGPRAASIQEYVLELRKDLPPADAPDYKEKQQVFIEQITAEYTSKPEHWLTVYEDIRKTFLPILQKQS; encoded by the coding sequence ATGAAAACAGAAAAGCAATTTTTTGACGAAGCGATTTCGCTTGAGCAATATATGGATAAGATGGAGACGCATAAGGAACACAGTTTCCGAATTTATGAGCAATTTGAAGTGCCACAGGATGATGAATTCATCGCGCTACTGAAAGAAAAGAAGCCAAGTGTTCTTGTCATTACAGAAGATTGGTGCGGCGATGCGATGATGAACAATCCAGTGTTCAGAAGAATTGCTGAGGCAGCAGGGCTTGATGTGCGTGCTGTCTATCGTGATGCGGATACGGACTTAATTGACAGACATTTAACGAATGGTGGTCGATCGATTCCAGTCTATTTGCTTCTTGATGAAAACGGAGAAGTTGAGGCGAAGTGGGGACCACGTGCAGCAAGCATTCAAGAGTATGTGCTGGAATTACGCAAGGATTTACCACCTGCTGATGCACCTGATTATAAAGAGAAGCAACAGGTATTCATTGAGCAAATTACTGCAGAATACACATCGAAGCCCGAGCATTGGCTGACGGTATATGAAGATATTCGTAAAACATTTCTGCCAATTTTACAAAAACAGTCCTAA